A stretch of the Corylus avellana chromosome ca6, CavTom2PMs-1.0 genome encodes the following:
- the LOC132185306 gene encoding LEAF RUST 10 DISEASE-RESISTANCE LOCUS RECEPTOR-LIKE PROTEIN KINASE-like 2.5 has protein sequence MDFHLSLFSIIIILFLSFFLTILPPSYCNEDDPFVVCNRNYACGGVKIPFPFWGGTRPQYCGDEDHELTCVNNEYPVLGFEALDFRVLNINTSSRSFTIARSDLWDGPCPPKLLNTTLNLTLFDYRSNVQNITIFYGCPVLQDNNIPEASNSFNCSQGVGDGKINISYYLVDESPSSVQLHEQLVRDCDSSINVPILRSSASALLDDPQGGALAVQQAMDKGFEVEYNNRFDHLCRGCKETGGVCGSNSTRAFVCYCRDQVQSFTCPKQVELFAVFQTKFP, from the exons CACCATCTTACTGCAACGAAGATGATCCTTTTGTGGTCTGCAACCGTAACTATGCCTGTGGAGGCGTCAAAATTCCGTTCCCTTTCTGGGGAGGCACCCGTCCTCAATATTGCGGTGATGAAGACCACGAGCTCACGTGCGTCAACAATGAATACCCAGTTCTCGGATTTGAAGCACTAGACTTCCGCGTGCTAAACATCAACACATCTTCTCGATCTTTTACCATTGCAAGGTCGGACCTCTGGGATGGCCCTTGTCCTCCAAAGCTCCTAAATACCACTTTGAATTTAACTTTGTTTGATTACCGTTCGAACGTTCAAAACATAACTATATTCTACGGCTGCCCTGTTCTTCAAGACAACAACATACCTGAAGCCTCAAATAGTTTTAATTGTAGCCAAGGAGTTGGTGATGggaaaattaatatttcttattaCTTGGTAGACGAATCCCCCTCGAGCGTCCAATTACATGAACAACTTGTAAGGGATTGCGACAGCAGTATCAATGTTCCTATTCTCCGGAGTAGTGCTAGTGCTCTTCTTGACGACCCTCAGGGTGGAGCCCTGGCAGTTCAACAAGCAATGGACAAAGGTTTTGAGGTGGAATACAACAATAGATTCGATCATCTCTGTAGGGGGTGTAAGGAAACTGGTGGGGTATGCGGTTCTAACTCCACACGGGCGTTTGTCTGCTATTGCCGTGATCAAGTGCAATCCTTTACATGTCCAAAACAGG ttgAACTGTTTGCTGTTTTTCAAACTAAATTTCCATGA